Sequence from the Falsibacillus albus genome:
CTCCATCCGAATGCGATTGCTCAAAATGAGAAAACTGGAACCATCTATGTATCAAACTCTGATAGTGACAGCATCTCATTTATCAATCCTGAATCCCTTTCAGTTGAGCAAACCTTTTCTGTAAAGCCATCTGAGGAAGTTCCAACCGGCAGCCAGCCTGATTCACTAACTGTAAGTAAAGACGGAAAAACTCTTTATGCAGCGAATGCAGGGAACAATGATGTTGCGGCCATTGATCTTTCTGGTGACAAAGCAAAAATGAAAGGGTTAATTCCAACGGCTTGGTATCCAACCGGTGTGTATATTGATCAAAAAGAGAATGAACTCATGGTCATGAATGCGAAGGGTCTCGGTGCAGGGCCAAATGCACAAGGACAGTACATCGGCAACATGATGAAAGGAACTTTATCTAACCTCTCTATTCCGAATGATCATGAATTAAAAAAATACACGAAAGAAGTCAATAAGAATAATGATTATTATAAAGCGGAGAAGAATGAAGGCAAAGGAGAAGAACAAGCAAATTCGCCGATCCCAAAATACTTTAACCAAAAATCATCTCCTATTAAACACGTAATCTATGTAATAAAAGAAAATCGAACGTATGATCAAGTTTTGGGTGATTTAGGAAAGGGAAATGGCGACGCTGAGCTAACAACCTTCGGCAAAAATATCACTCCAAATATTCACAAGCTGTCGAAGCAATTTGTTACGCTGGATAATTTTTATGCAGATGCAGAAATTAGCGCTCAAGGGCACAACTGGGCAACAGGAGCCAAGTCTAATGATTATGTGGAGAAAAATTGGCTGGCCAATTATTCCGACCGAAACCGCGACTATGATTTTGAAGGATCTAATGAGGCAGCTTATCCGAAAGCAGGATATATTTGGAATAATGCTAAACGTTCAGGTGTTAGCTTCCGGGATTATGGCGAATTTACTCATTACGATGAAGAAAAAGGAAAATGGGTTCCAACGGATTCTTCTATCGGCAATGACTATGATCCAAACTTCCCCGGATGGAATCTTGATATATCAGATTTAACACGTTATGACGCATGGGAAAAAGAATTTAACTCTTATGTAGATCATGGGAATCTTCCAGACCTTCAAATTGTACGGTTGCCAAATGACCATACTGCCGGAACCACACCTGGCAAACTCACACCAGAGGCCATGGTCGCACAAAATGATTATGCAGTTGGGAAGCTGGTTGATAAGGTCAGCCA
This genomic interval carries:
- a CDS encoding bifunctional YncE family protein/alkaline phosphatase family protein; protein product: MNKKKWLGAALTTLVIGSSTIAYAGHHDVAGPTSDVSGITSHDWKLTPAGTQLTLGDFPMGGVLSPDGQFLVVSNDGQGEQSLQVIDTQTEKIVQTLSFNSPQALYLGVVFSPDGHKLYASGGGNNEIRTFDFNEGRLTEKKAISLNQDTQKNPYPAGLAISQDGKQLFVANNLDHTVSKINTKTQKVIKTTSVGKNPYTAFLSKDGKQLFVSNWGESSVSVLNPKTMDVIKTIRTGLHPNAIAQNEKTGTIYVSNSDSDSISFINPESLSVEQTFSVKPSEEVPTGSQPDSLTVSKDGKTLYAANAGNNDVAAIDLSGDKAKMKGLIPTAWYPTGVYIDQKENELMVMNAKGLGAGPNAQGQYIGNMMKGTLSNLSIPNDHELKKYTKEVNKNNDYYKAEKNEGKGEEQANSPIPKYFNQKSSPIKHVIYVIKENRTYDQVLGDLGKGNGDAELTTFGKNITPNIHKLSKQFVTLDNFYADAEISAQGHNWATGAKSNDYVEKNWLANYSDRNRDYDFEGSNEAAYPKAGYIWNNAKRSGVSFRDYGEFTHYDEEKGKWVPTDSSIGNDYDPNFPGWNLDISDLTRYDAWEKEFNSYVDHGNLPDLQIVRLPNDHTAGTTPGKLTPEAMVAQNDYAVGKLVDKVSHSPYWKNTAIFITEDDAQNGWDHIDAHRTESLVVSPYTQTGKLDSTFYDTTSMIKTMEMILGMQPMSQFDASAIPMVHSFTNHPVYNPFKVEQPRYPIDKTNSQTAVGAEESKSIDFSQADHANNEMLNHILWKEAKKNKAYPKKNKQNQ